From Acidobacteriota bacterium:
GTGCCGGAATACCCCAGCAGATTGAGTCCCGTCGTCAACCACCAGAGCCCAAAAAGCCCGAAAACCAGTGGGCTCAGCGGATGGAAATGAACCGCACGTGTCAATTCTCCCTTTGCCAGAGCGCAAAATGCTCTGGTCATTCCACATCCAGGGCAATCAATTCCAGTAAATGTTTTAAAGGGACAAAGAGAGAACCGGGGATAGTCTGCTGGAAAGTAGAGGAAACTCACGACAAAAATGGTGCTGGTAAATACAAACCCCATTGCCGAGGGCGAAGACCAGATTCGATTGAGCCAGGTGCGGATCATAAGGTTTAGGGTTGAAGAATCTCGGGTTGAAGACTCGCAAGCTCGGGGCTGAAGACATTGGGCTGAAGACTCGCAAGCTCAGGGCTGAAGACATTGGGCTGAGATTGGTTTTACCCATTT
This genomic window contains:
- a CDS encoding DUF2752 domain-containing protein, with the protein product MGFVFTSTIFVVSFLYFPADYPRFSLCPFKTFTGIDCPGCGMTRAFCALAKGELTRAVHFHPLSPLVFGLFGLWWLTTGLNLLGYSGTTRKIGDNFGHPMVVFGIMGLLVVAWIFRLGWWFFGQ